The genomic DNA GAAGTGGGTCGTATCCTTTGTATTGTGTTTGTGCATAAGCATGTCTATGTTATTGTTTCGTGACATCTTCTGCTTCTCAGTGCTATATTGGACCATTGCAAGAGGAATTCAAGTACCAGTGAGAATTTTGATTGCATAACGTTTTCATTCATTATTTGGTGAGAACTGTTtctaaatgaaagaaatgtgctttctttttgataaggaaaaaagaaaaaagaacaagaattaGAAATGTGCCTTCTGAGTTATGGAGCTTTTACGCAAATGTTCCTGAAGATTAATTAGCTATATTGCTTTCTGCTGTCATTTGGAACCTTGACTTATGATAATAGATCTTTTCCGTCCATTTATTGGCTATAAAGATATTAAAGTTATTCACAGGGAGCCCAGACGTGTAAGTCTACAGATTTAccttcttctattttctttctttactttttccCCCCTTGAGTCTTGAATACTGAAATTCCTTTGACCTTGTGTGCGAAATATAAGTTCAACGttgctcttttatttttgttcttgttgCATTGAAAAAATGAGGAGTAGTTAACTTCCTTCAGTGTTATcatcctctttttttctttttttcctctttgtgCATGTgtttgagagagggagagatattggtgtgtgtgtgtctgtgaGAGTTAGCAGCATTGATTTGTCTTATGTTGCTTGCCTAAAggtttgtgttttgttgttgCGTAAAATAGAATAGAATCCAATGATTATTAAGTCTACTTGGCGATATTTTTTAAGAACTTGATTTCCTTTTATTTGAAACCAGTCCAATGTGGTAAATCACAAGAAATCCTAGAAAGTAATGTTTGACGTTTTTTTACATTCCTGAGAAGTTCTGCTCATTTATTCTTTAGACAAGAATGAAGATCTAATTAGAGACAGTCATTTGATCTGTTCAAGTTTTGCTAATTTGGTCACCTAGGCCTCTATTATAATTATCATATTTTACAACTGCTGGGTTTCAGCTTATTAGCAGATTTTCTGTTCATGTCACAATTGTCATTGCATATATCCAAGCAATTCTCTTGTGCATATCTTCttgtcattattttcttttcaggGTGAATAGCTAATGTTGCTAcacatgttttgaaaataaaacattttcatggcatcttcttttgattcttttttcatGGCAGAGTGGAGATAAGGCTAAGGTTTTGTGCTTTGTGGAGTTTGCTGACTCTAAATGTGCTCTGACTGCCCTGGAAGCTATTCAAGGTAAgtcatatataataatttatgatCATTTGAGATGTAAAACTGCTAATACTTGTGGGGATAGCCTTTTATTCCTTGGAAGCTTTAAGAGATCATGGAACAAGGAAACAGAACATCTCTTTgttgtataaaataaattttgggttaCTTTATTTTAGATGTTTGATTTTTAATCTGGTAATGTACTTGTTGTATCATGCGTAATACAATTGATATCTGAAAATTctcaatcaatataaagccATCAGTGAATGCATCATTTAATCACGCTGCAAAATGTGGGATTTCCTTCAGGTTACAAATTTGATGACAAGAAACCTGACTCTTCTGCCTTGAGCATCCAATTTGCACATTTTCCATTCCGCCAACCATCTGATCATGATGAGGAACGCAATGCGGTCCCACGCTGACCACAAGTACCTGATCCTGGGATTACAAttgctaaaagaaaaatgcttgtCCATTCTGAACTAAAATCAGTTTTGTCAAAGCTTGACCTTTGTCATGTGTATAATTGTGTGGTGGTGGTTGATTTTTCTTGATCATTTGTTCTGGTGCTTCAACGTTGTAGTTATACAAGTAAAATTTGTGCTGAGATAtttgacaattttaaaaaggacagtttgtctataaaattgtcatgtcaTTATTATCATGTGAGAAACATatgcttttttttaatagcatgcgagaaacacatgatttttttaaattgaatttcatTTAACTCTTTTAATGCTATTAGAAAGCATGTATTTCTTATATGCTCAAGAGACACGtgacaattttatagactaggttagaagaaattttctaccccagtttagaagaaaactatcattttaaaaattaacagtTTTTTGTAGTCGGATATACTTTTCCTgaagaattaattaagaatGTTATGTGATTATTCATTGTAGTATGGTACATGGAATATTATATCATGCTTGTATATTTGAAGTCAATTCTGCGAAAAGACAGGGTTGTGCAGCTGTAAGTTTTATGCCAATGATGCTCCTAAAGATGTTGCTGGCTTGAGCCCATTTCACGACCGTATGATCGGTGTAATGCATTGGTATGATTTTTTTGCCTTATTTCAAAGATGATAAATTGTTGCATGTAATGTTTTACTTTTGACTTGCATTAAAAGAGGGTTTATAGCATTACCATGTTTACGAGGGTTTACTAATTAAGTCGTGGACTTACCATTTCTGTATGTTTCCACATATAAAGCAATGAAACCTAGTCTTGGAGATGGTGTAGGAAGTCCCGTCGCCGAGAGTGACTTTGATGATCTAGcctgatttttgtttggtgGTACGGATGGTGCCGCTCATCTGAAAGATCACCTCGTGGAGATTGAGTAGTCCTAATGCCTATTAGCATTATGCCACGTGTCACTAAACAAAAGATTCAATTGTTTTACCATGTAAAAGTATTGTCTCTCAACATCGGTATAAAATAATTCTAGAGAGGTCGTAATACAACATGTATACGAAGAGATGTATCGAGGTGTGGGATTGACTATGCCTTAGTAAAATGCTAAGAGTTTTTGTTACAGTCCTTTAGTCCCCAAATCTATACATGTCTTTcagtagtttattttatttagatttgtCTATATTTCTGTGTTAGTTTTTAGTTtcatgtaagagttttaataaCTCAACtctaatttatatttcaataagagATGCTGACTCAGCCCTAGCTCTCATATATGTAATAAGCAATAAATTCTCAATTTAAAGGTGGTTATGCTAAGAATGAAggcatgaaaataattaatcacaaactttatgtttgaaaGGTTTAGGTTCTCTCAAAATCTAACGTCTAGGTTTTCTTAGAACCTAATTTATCCCGTTATGGACTTTGGTTCGTAACAGTTTTAATTGAAACAAATTATAGGGATCTAGCACCGGACCATAGTGCATGGTTTGGACGAAAATTATCACTTTGACTCACTTTGGATGATTATATCTTGGAGGCAAGACGGGCGACGTAGGCAGTCATTTGAGGCTCCCCAATAAAACAAGGTTCTAATTagtaattgtaaaataaaagttctttctaaaagaattgtttAATGTTCTAATATGGTAAAACGTTAATAAATAGCCTCGAATTAAGGTCggaaaaaaattactaattgaAAGTCTAAGTATTTACATTTATGAAAAGTCTCGATGTTGATAACTTCTAGAAAAGTGCTACTTTTGTTCACATTtctaaggctttgtttggtaatggggatggggttggcccaaaccctgttcatcaccatttcccaaaaaaatcaacatcaaaacattctaactttttcacttttaatattaaatcattcactttttattattattcaaataaaaaaatcactacaaaacaaaactttttcacttttccataccactttttcattttttttttataccaaatattcttactttttttcacatcaatttacatcaactacagtgtttaggccatcccatttgccaaacaccccctaagTCTTATTTTCACATTCCTCAAAAGTCTTCAAGGTGCATACCTTTTTTCTCCGATGTCAATTTGAATTAAATGCtaagaaaacaatgaaaattctTTGAAGTGCATAAATTCTCATATTTGCATTGTGCAgcaaatataattaatgaaaaatgctaggtgttcttatAGTGTCTTCTCAATTGTGATGTGTCTTTtgaaattatcgttgaatttgagattatcattattgacttttagtctattggtgattttaaaagccacatcacagttgggaggataccaggaaaacactagaagaacacctaacattttccataATTAAACGCTAAAAAATTCTTCAATGTccagctctttttttttatttttttttattattattttattctagtACAATTCAGTACTCTTTATAACTTtccatttttatctttatttttcccTTCAAGTCTTATTCGAAAATTGAAATCTTCTCATCTCCTCCAATTCGATAATTTTCCAACAATCCACAATTCAGGCCCTTGACGATGAGAGTTTGCAAAAAATTGTCTTAATCTTAAAAGATTTTCTAGAACATGATATCTATTATGATACTGattgtttagatttatttttaaaactagaaattttaaaagaaattttacaaataaaagaacGTTctccaattgacatattaaattatgtaaaaacacttaattattttttatttcaaatgcatgtatcactaataaaattttattgacaatacttATTACAGTTGCTTATGTAGAAAGTAAGAAGCATGATTAGTaaaacttgaatataaaaaccTAATTAGTAACGACTCTCCATGCTCGGAGGATTCACCTTTTGGCCGGAATTAATAATCAATTTTAcaaattctttatatattttttattcaacacattgtaattattttcaaattattttttagatgcCACATTATGCAATATTATTATAGTAGGCTAAGTTATTGAGGGatatatgattttgtttttccttcttgTCGCTTATAGTAGGCCTATCCACTTCATAGATTGTGGCATGGTTCATGCCACCAATTTGGGGAGAGAACAAGATGAATTACAAATTAAACTATAAAAGAAGGTGATTGGAGCTTGAGAGAGATATGTATGTAAATTCTTTGATCATTGCATATGTGACCTCACTTAACTTTAGCtcccccaaaaaacaaaaaagtaaatcatattaaacactctTTTATGGGTTATTGTCACTCTGTTGTGGCAGGAAAGTTGCCTATTACTTTAGGCAGCAAAATGACTAGGGCTATTTAGGGTGTCATCATTAATAATCTTGACTTAATAGGCAAAGAAAGAGATGGAAGTaaccaaaattaaacaattgCTATATTCCAAAATGCACAGAAACACAGGTATATTGTGTTTAGGATTTGGCTCAagtgttataaaaaaaattaatggaaattttgtatggtttttttAATGGTTAGTTTAGTTTAATTCTCTTTCGTTAACTTAGAATTAAATCTGAACCGTTAAAAAACTGCGGAATATCTAACGATCTAGGTCTGTTTTAGATGAGATCTCTATTTATATTCACATATATAGTACAAGAATAATGTTATAGGAATTCAAAGTAATGAGTGCTTGTGTGTGAGAACTAATGGTAAAAGTCTCTCGTGTCCCTCCAAGAACTCCAAGAATAATTTGACTCTTAAAATTGAGAttaaacttgtgattgatcactattgaattttgattaagtggtgattttaaaagttacctcACTTTTAGAaagacacaagagtgacttctaaaattattcagaaaaaaaaaaaaaaaagaaaaaatagtggAAAAACGCAACACAATCACATGAAGCATCTTTGTAACCTGTTGGTAGCCCTGAATATATCAACTTCCATGCCAGTTCTCTTAACAATTTGTGATGGTTCCAAAGATTGATTTCCCATTGTACAAGTTAATCCAAAAACTACAACATTTTATCCTCTAAATGAACTTCTCTTTAAACTCTGAGCATCAATTCTACCAATAAAATTAACTAATTTAAATGGTTAAACTTTTGTGTCCAGATCATGAAATACTCAGCATCGAACAAAAGACAAGGTCTAGGCACTAGACATCAAGTGAAGAAATTTTCCCACTTCCAACCTACACTCAGTAACATGCAATGCAATCAAATCAAGAAGTAGTCATCTGCTAGTCTCTTGCTAGTCTAAATCAGAAGATGCATatgcataaaagaaaaatgaaaagcattGTCAATCAAACTTAAAAGAAAGACCATATATAGGAGGAATCTTGCTTTACAAAAGAATGCCACAAAAGAATAGCAAGTTGCTGAATTCTATTAATGATGAATCTCTTATTTGGTAATTGGAAGTATGGAACCAAGTTAAGACATGTCACTGTGAATCTGTGATGTTTCAAGTATAAATTAAGCCTACGAAGACTACAACCATCCCCATTTGTGGAAGGGAAGGGACAACTATGGTTACCTTGTACAACATAATGATGAATGACTTGTATAAAACAACTAGGAGAATGAATGAGCAAAAGACCAACTATTTTCACTACACAAAACGAGTGCCACCGATTCCATGGTGCAAAATATTATGAGCAATGGCATCCCTAGCCTTCATGGAGCTTACCGACCTCAAAGGAGCCTCGGGGACCATCTCATCATCAACAAGCTCAAACTGCAGAGCTGGGTCCATATcttcattcatcaattcacagaTATTGTGCAAAACGCAACAGGCTCCGAGCACCACAGGCAAGTCCTGAAGTTTCACCTCGGTCCTCTTTTGCAAGCAACACCACCGACCTTTCAATCTCCCAAACGCGTCCTTGGCGACCCTTTGGATCTCCCCAATCTTCTCATTGAACGCATTCTGCGGCCAAGTCAGATTGGGATGCGTGTAAGGCACCAAAACCCAGTCCATCAAAGGGTACCCTGAGCTCCCAACAATCCACACGCCCTTAAGAAGCCCGCCGCTGGCCCTTTGGTGAAGCGCAGATTTCTCAAGCACCTGGTCGTCAGGCATCGACCCAGGCCAACCAATACACACATCCGTGAACGCTCCTCTTGGGTCGACAACTCCTTGAACCGTGATCGAGTATGACGTCTTCTGGTTCCGCTCCGTGTGGCGCCTGTTGAAATAAGCCGCCACGCTGATCTTGGGCGCAATGATGGGTATGTGCGTGGTATACATAGACCCCACCACATTGGGTATTCCCGAAATGGATTCAAATTCGTCTTTGATCTTCCTCAACGCGTTGTCGTCCGGCCACTGCAAGTATTTAGGCATCAGCACCGTCCGAATTGCGGAACAAACCTCGAGAACCAGCTTGTGGCAGGTGGATATGCCCAAGCCGAAGCGTTTGGAGACGAGGCGAAGTGGGTCGCCGGTGGCCAGCCTCCACAAACACACGGCCACCCTTTGGGAAACCGGAATCGCGTTGCGGAGAGTCGTGTCCTCTTTGGCGATGACCGAATTGAGCTCCTCGCAAATCATATCGAATGTCGCCCTCCCCATTCTGAAGGCTTTCTTGAACTCTTCCTCGGGATATTCCGGGCTGTTGCACTCGTCCCACCAAGCTTTCGATCTGTCCTTGACCCACAATCTCCGGTGATGACCGCTGTTACTTCCACGCTTCTCTGTTTTATCGATCTTCTCAAGCCCATCGGAGGCAGAGTCCGCGACAGCCACGGCCACCGCACCGGCCACGAGCCGGGACTTCTTCCTCTTGCCCCGCTCTACTTCCTCGGCTTCGGTGTAATAGTCTTGTAGATTGGAGTAATACTCAACCATGGCCTTGGTCTTATTCTTATGGCTTGACTCGAACAACTGCTTCTCCTCCTTGGATGCCCTGTCGAGCTCTTCCTGGTCCCGCTTTTCTTGCTCCTCAAACAACAACAAGGAGGTAAGAATACCCTTCAAATCCTTCTTCTTGTCGGGTTGTTTATCGGCGTCACTGTCCCCGTCGTCATCTTTTCTCTGCCGCTTCCTGGCGTTGTTGGTATCATTCATTTGGTAAAGCGAGCTTGGCGAAGGTGTAGAGATATGGGGGAAGAGTTATGGggttgggagagagagagaaagggagttTCATATAGACGACGATGATGCCCACAAGGAAGGAAGGAGAGGGGAAGGTCTTAGTCTTTGCCTGTCAACTGTATGATTATATGTGTGAACAAAAGATTGAGTGATTAGACAAATGGGGATGTTAGAGACGTCGAGTTGTATacaatatattattttaccGTTTTTATGATGTGCGTTGCGTTCCATTGTCGTTAATGTAGACCCCATCCCCCGTTGAAAATCAttgttgacaatttttttttctttctttttttaaattattaaattagtccatttttctttttgaagtgtattaaatatttttaaaatgacaaatattACCCTGTAATATCCTTTTATAACAAACAACTCATTCCGTACACGTTACGACTATTTTTTAAGTGAATTactatgaaataaatttttatttcaaaaaaactacccaaaaaaaattgagaccGTTGTTGGGAGCAGTTCAACCATCTCTCAGGTCGATTAGAGGGGGGTGAACGGAGTAGCTGAATAATGTTTAGAGTAGAATTATAATTCATAataatttcaaaggaaaaacgACAAAATTTGTATGAAATGAATCATTTGTTACACGAACgaattatttattacttttgaaAATCGAGAGTTATTTGTAACAACTTAAAAGTCATTTAGTCAGGGATGGACCCATGAATAGACTAAAGGGAggcattttcaaattttctttttaaatttttttattaagttaaatgtatttgtatttaacttaattgaaaatataaatatatttctaCTAAGTATTgcttaattgaaaatttagttttattcatcaaaaagaaaaaaaaaaaaaaagaaaaattagttttgaaaaatgagGATTCTAACATATAATTTGTATCAATTTTAATACACATTTTCCCGATAATCCAATGCCGATAAAAAAAAAGCCAtgatgaaatgaaataaaaaaataaaaaaggattaaatattcataattaGGAGATAAATTTATATATCATGAGAAACCTTAGAGACCATAGTAATCTTAAAATTATTGCGACAAAGACAATGCAGGCTCACGAGAGGCCATGGACCACCAACCCACTGAATAAAATCCAGTTATATGTATAGGTGTGAACGCGGTTCGGGGGAAGTGTGTAGAATAGTACATGTGGGGAGGTGGTGAGTGCTGACGGTAGGTATGGGACGGTGACTTGGGATAACGCggttttggatttttgaaactctcttttcatttttttatttatttttttcggaTATTTTCAGCAGgagttgtattttttaaataaatttttattttgtctctGTATTTATTAATTTGGACAAGTAATGCTACACGtaggatttttattttctaatttatcTCAAGCATTACTCTTATTAGGGCCATATTATTTAagtcttttataattttaaagaaataatagataCTTAGATTATGTAATTTTAATCGTTTTTAAGTATCGAAACGGTTGAAAatgtcacctattaaaaatgtaatatgccgcagttgagaatttagtatatttttatcaggTTCTTACTCTCTATATTGCAAAAAagtttttaaccaaaaattatcttttgattttatgaagaagaagCGTTCTAcaaagtgaaaatgaagcatttttgga from Corylus avellana chromosome ca6, CavTom2PMs-1.0 includes the following:
- the LOC132184208 gene encoding protein ALP1-like, whose translation is MNDTNNARKRQRKDDDGDSDADKQPDKKKDLKGILTSLLLFEEQEKRDQEELDRASKEEKQLFESSHKNKTKAMVEYYSNLQDYYTEAEEVERGKRKKSRLVAGAVAVAVADSASDGLEKIDKTEKRGSNSGHHRRLWVKDRSKAWWDECNSPEYPEEEFKKAFRMGRATFDMICEELNSVIAKEDTTLRNAIPVSQRVAVCLWRLATGDPLRLVSKRFGLGISTCHKLVLEVCSAIRTVLMPKYLQWPDDNALRKIKDEFESISGIPNVVGSMYTTHIPIIAPKISVAAYFNRRHTERNQKTSYSITVQGVVDPRGAFTDVCIGWPGSMPDDQVLEKSALHQRASGGLLKGVWIVGSSGYPLMDWVLVPYTHPNLTWPQNAFNEKIGEIQRVAKDAFGRLKGRWCCLQKRTEVKLQDLPVVLGACCVLHNICELMNEDMDPALQFELVDDEMVPEAPLRSVSSMKARDAIAHNILHHGIGGTRFV